One Micromonas commoda chromosome 5, complete sequence genomic window, CTGACCAGCTGCGGACGTCCGGCGCCGtaacgcgcgccgcccgtggTCCCGAGGTGCGTCACGGCCGCATGATGCACGCGGATGATCTTCACCGCGCGCCTGTCCCCGGGGCGCATGCCGCGTCGCTCCAagcgctccgcgccgccggggggcaCGCCGCCCGAGTCGAAAACCACGAGGTCGCCATCCGCGGTGCCCGTCACGCACCGCCCCtgacccgcgacgtccttgtGCGAGGACACCAGGAAACAAGACACGGTGAACGCGCCGATCGGCTGCTTGAAGTCCTTCGCggacaccggcggcgagtaGTACCGAAGCTCCGCTGTCGCCTCGCTCTCCGACGACCAAAAAAACACCCTCGAAGCGCCGTTGGTGACAAACTCGGTCGGCGCGTTGGGGTGGAACCTGACGCACGTCtggacgtccccggcgggaATCGAGCCCGAGAGCACGGGTTCgcacgcgtcctcgtccccgaggTCCCACACGTGAACCTCCTGCGTCTCGCCCGGGTCTtcgatggcgccgacggtgacgcaGAAATCGCCCCCGGGCGTGaggtccatcgccgcgactcCGTTGGCGTGAGGGGACGGTAGCGTGCGCACGGGCTCGCCGGTGTCCACGTCCCACAGAACGAtcatggcgtcggcgccggtgtccgcggtggcgaccagcgcgcggtcctcggtcgcgacgacgcacgagATCGGGTTGCGGTGGCCCTGCAGATGGGTCTGCGAGGCGGTCTCGTGGTCGTATATCACCAGGGTGTGGCCGGCCGCGTAGCACACGCGCTTCCGCTCAGGATCGTCCGGGCGCGTCAGGTTGACCACGCCATTGCTGAGCTGACTGGAGAACCCGTAGGTCCAGTCCAAGGTCTGCGTTGGGAAGGGAAGGAAGGATCGGTCAGCGAGGAACGTTCGGTTGAGCCTAATTTGGCCGATCCGAGAGATTGGGCGCGGTGCGCGGACGTACCAGTGCCTGAGtcatcttcgccgtcgtTTTCAGCCTCGGTGTGACGGTACGATGgacgatgcgcgcgacgcggaccccAGTGCCgcgacccggcgcgcggcTAAGTggcccgcccgcgccaaaAGAAGGCACGACCTGGACGGTCTTCTCCTCGGACGGGACCTGACTGGATGGCCGTCCCTCCAGGCGTGTGGGCGTTCTCAACACTTTTTCGAGGCACCCTTCGTGCTGAGCCCACGCGTCCGAGGCGGGTTCCGGAGGCGACaatgggcgaggacgccgcgaggctaGCAGCGAGGCTCGTTTGCTTCGGATTCGACGGCTACACGCCCGATGCACACGCCCGAGAGATGATCGCAAAGGGTTGCGGGGCGGTCATCATCTTCGACCGAAACATCAAGTCGCCCACGCAGGTGGCGACGCTGTGCGCGGACCTCaagaggctcgcggcgcccaggcCGCTGCTCGTCATGATCGACCAGGAGGGCGGACGCGTGAGGCGGTTCAGGCCGCCACAATTCTCGGACatcccggccgccgcggccatcgggTAAGCGCCCGGAACTaacacgacgacgcccgacTAACAACGCCGACTCACCGATTCACCCCCCGACACCAATCGCAGCGCGTGTTCCCACCCCGTCAAAGCCGCGGGggccaccggcggcgtcatcgcgtAAGTGTATCATATTTTCACTTGAAAACCAAATCCGTAATAACTGAAGTCACTCGACCTACTTGCACAGGAGCGAGCTGCGCGCGTGCCACGTCGACATGACGCTCGCCCCGGTCCTCGACGTCAACACCAACCCGAACAACGCCGTCATCGGCGACAGGAGCTACGGgtccgacgcgcgggtcgcgtccgcgtgcggcgcggcgttcatcgacgcgctgcaggcggggggcgtcgccgggtgcgCCAAGCACTGGCCGGGCCACGGCGACACCGAGGAGGACAGCCACGACGCGTTGCCCGCGTCGAAGCACGGGTTGGATCGGTTGGAATCGGTCGAGATGGCGCCGTTTCGCGCGGCGATTTCGGCcaacgtcgcgtccgcgctggtGGC contains:
- a CDS encoding glycoside hydrolase family 3 protein (related to b-N-acetylhexosaminidases), encoding MGEDAARLAARLVCFGFDGYTPDAHAREMIAKGCGAVIIFDRNIKSPTQVATLCADLKRLAAPRPLLVMIDQEGGRVRRFRPPQFSDIPAAAAIGSELRACHVDMTLAPVLDVNTNPNNAVIGDRSYGSDARVASACGAAFIDALQAGGVAGCAKHWPGHGDTEEDSHDALPASKHGLDRLESVEMAPFRAAISANVASALVAHLLVPAMEPEAHRPASCSERCVTHLRKNLRFGDGVVMTDDMEMGALRGIPWPAREGEGGPFESGAVPRAATEGLRAGIDLFLACHTRRLQLDVIEALTIAIERDESAAAKARKARRRLDALCAAYVSAAPPGEFGTPGPTTSVDAVKGTATVASAMGEPRGRL